The sequence TGCACATGGTTTGATGCAAAATAcccttttgtttaaaaaaatcagaaaaatatttgttgaCATACTCAGTACCATTATCTGACCGGAAGATTTTAATGTTGGTATCATActgattttgaataaaatgaaaaaattctTGAAAGTAAGTGAAAAcctcattttttcctttaagtAAAAAAACCCAAGTAGTGCGGGAATAGTCATCAATGAATGTGATAAAATATCTGTAGTGATTATAAGTTTCAACAGgggcaggtccccaaacatcagaatgGATTAATTCAAACGGTTTGGTAGAGACAGAGGAAGATAAAGGAAAAGGTAAGCGAgtatgttttgaaaatttgcaCACATCACAGCAACTAGAATtcaatttataacaaaataatttatttaagacaGAATCAGATGGATGCCTAAACCGCCAATGCATCAACATGCCTTGATTGACAGTGGGAGAGGCTGTGAGGCATTAGCTGGTTGGGTTGATAAGATAATACAGCCCTTTTTTTTGTCGCCCTTCACCAATTGTCTTCCCTGTTACTCGATCCTGAAATTGCACTGACgatggtgagaaaataacattgcaATTTAAATCACGAGTTAATTTGGCAACAGATAATAAATTGGATTTAAAATcaagtaataataatacattatGCAATTGTTTATTAAGTAGCATGGTGGTGCCTTGGCCATAAATAGTGGCCTTATTTCCATTGGCGACCGTCACATGTTGGGAATCAGCAATGGGTGCAAGATTTTGCAGATTCATTGGATTCCAGGACACGTGATCGGTGGCTCCGGAATCAATTATCCATTGatcattttgataaaaatttacagTTTTTAAAGAAGAGTGAGATACCGAACCTGACCTATTTGACTGCTGTTGGTCCATGGCTTGGATTTGGGACATCAAATGGGTGAGATGTATGTTGGAAACTGCTGGGTCGGGTTGTTGGGCCGGAGCAGATGGACCGGGTCGAGTCGAGGTAGAACCGGGTGGGGTCGGGTTGAACGAACCGGGTCGGGCCGGGTTGGCGGAACCGGGTGGGTCGAGAAAGAAAAATCGGATCCCATATACCCTTTCCATTAGGgttttttcttccttctccttcttcttctctccCCGCCTCCCCTAACCTCTTCTCACCTGCAGCCTCAGCCGATCACTTTTCTCCTCGCTCCTCTCTCCCATCCCCGAAGATTTGGTTTTAGCTTGGGATGAAGAAACCAGTAGGCGTCGCGGTGATGACCCTATTTTTTATAGTGGTCACACCGTTCTACGCTGCTTGGTTCTCTCTTTGGCCGAGCCACGTCGTGGGTAGGGAGGCGTCGAGTGGAGCAAGCGCGGTTGTCGGCAGTTTCGAGTGAGAGAGAGGTGTTCATAAGGCTTCGGCGAGTTTCTTTTCGCTGGATGATTGCAATTGCGGCATCTATTTTCGGAAGCTCGGTCGACAGGAGGATTTGCGATCTCAAGCTTTCGTAGCTCGAGTCCAATCCTTCCAGGTAAGTGTAAACTAGATCTTGCTCAGTccttttttgaatttcttgtGAATCTGTTGTCGGGGGAAGATAATTTTGAAGCTCTTCCCATCTGGTAAGAATTTCTGTGGCATATTCTGAGCCACTTTTCGTCCCTTGAGTGATTTATGCAAGTTCTTGTTTAAGGTTGAATATGTGTGCGAAGTTTTGTTGATGCCCGTATAATCCTTTTACTTTTGTCCGTATTGCCTTTGATGACTCTAACAACATGCGTAATCTTGATATTTGAGGTTCCATGGTGTTGGTTAACATTGACATTACCATGTGATTGTTGGTTTGccattcttcaattttttctgCTTCTTCTTCGGTCGGGGCCTCTGGTCTCACTGGTTTGGGTCTGGGTTTTGTTCCTGTGACAAACCTAAGTTTCCTCCTGCTACTGAGGCCGATGTAGGCAAATTTTGACCATTCAAAGTAATTTTGATTTCCTTTCAAAATTACACTGGTTAGTTTGCTGTCGTTTTGAGACATTATGAACTTTTTAGTTCTgagcagaaaaagaaaggttgGTTTATGTTTGATTGATTCTTCACAGGTTTGaaacctgctctgataccatgatgAATTTCCGTGATCAATGAAGAgtgtgtttttatttataaattctaagaTTACATTGTTTGATGACTGTGAGTATATATACATGAAGTGCAACGGTAGCCTAATCTATACTAGTTGCCTTGTAAACTCTGTCCAATGTTCCTTTTTGTTTAGGGAAGGTTGAAGTGACCATTCCCTGCCACAGGGATGGTTGCTCCCTTTTTTTCCTGCAGCCTGTGATGAGTAGCCCTGCACAGGCTTTTCTGCCTGTGCAGTGTCTGAGGCTCTCTTTCTAGCTATCTTCTGGTTACAGTCTTCAACATTGCCGTTTGTAAAAAGGAAAATCCTAGGACTTCATGCTGAAGCTTAAtgtattgttttcttttggaCTTGAGCACAGGCCAATTTCAGATCTAATATAACAAATCAAGTTCCTGGCTGTCTTAGGCATACGGAAGAAGAGTCCAAGAATTGATTATAATTCATAAAGGCGAAAGCCAGCATCATTTTATTCTATGCTTAAGAAAAAGAGGTACATTCAGTACTGTTGTTGAATCAGATTATCATACTGCTTCACGTGCCTCTTTGCAAAAGTGGAactctttttctaattctaaatcAATCTCTGGACTTTGTGATTTGTGTGAAGTTAAGAGAAGTGGAGAGAGAATCTGAAATCTGGAATGTCCCTATATACTATGAAAATATTTGGAGCTTTCCAAGGGCACTATGGCTTGTTTCGCAAGAGGGAGGTTCTATTTCTAatcttattttttgtattcCTTTCTTCCAAAAATTCTctctatatatcaaaaaattatttaaaaagccTATCGATCGCAAAGAGAAACCAAAGTTGTCTAGAAGCAACTAAGTCGCATAAAGacaacaaatatatcactaaGTATCCTAAAAGTGACTCGATTGCAAAAGAGACTAAAATTGCCTAGGAAGTGACTAAATCACAATAACACAGTTGCCGACTACTTATGGAGAAACAGTACAATTATACCTGCCTATAAAAATCacagaaataaaagaaaattgttaattagaaagtTACAGTAGGAAGACCATCAAGGCAAATTATCTCCGATGGGAGGGAGGAGTAACAGTCGACGAGCTAAAGGTAGAGGAATAGACAGCAAACGGAGCTCCAGGCGTCTCAATCACCGAAGCATAATGTTCCTCGTCGACATAGATCTTATTTTCCAAAAAGGACAAGTCCAGGTCAGGGTATCAAACACGGGTAGGATCTGATCAACCAACTCCTCTATCTTCAATCAATCTAAAGTCTTCAACCTCACGCCTTATAATGCGCATCTTCAGAAGTCTTCTCCTCCCCTACGATCGACTCAAGAGACTTGCTCTGGTCACTGGTCAGCTCAGCTTTGATCTCTATTCTCCCAACCCTTGCATTGCAACTGCAAAAACGTtcatgaaaagaagaaaaaaacaaaaaagtatAATCATGTTTATAGCAATCAACTCATTCTTCCTAGGAAATTTCTTACTTCATCTTTGTACCACTTGCAATAAGGCTGATTAAGCTAAGAAAGATTTTTCATGAGTCCATTTATAGTCTTTTCGtagtaattaaattagtttgatttcaaaaatatgACTATAATTAAGAAATCTACTATCcaaaatatctattaaaaatgttattatctaaataaatagttgatatttatttgtctatataCTTGGTGCATTATATGAACTCATAAAAGTTATACTGTCGTTTCATAAGCCATTAAGCGTAAAATTAATGAGAAGTCGAGTTGagagaatttttcttttaataaattagctATAATCTGGATCAAACTCGAATTATTTCAGTATAAGTATGACTGAGCTAAAACTTATTGGTACTAAAACTTCTGAGCTACTCGTCAGTCTGGAATTCTTTTCCTATATTGACACTTGACGATAAATactcaaattatatattgaaagaCCATAAATTGTTTCTAGTTGAAGAATGGAGCAGAGGATAAGGAGGAGTCAGGGTTACTCTTAGACCTCTGCTCCATTATCATTTAAAATCCTGAAACCACCTCCACTTGCAATTTCTAGAAGGACTGCAGAAAGCTTTTGACTTTTCTCTGAGAGAGCAACACTAGTCTACAGGTCCCCGTAATCTGTTTGAATTTATACGAACTTCTCAAGGCTTTTCGTTGGTTCAATTATGAATCTCTTGCACTTGGATACTAGTAgtagtaaatataatttatcttcAGTTTTTGGTTCTCATGATTCTCTTTCACTTGGatactattaataaaattcgTAGTCAGGTTTTGGTTCTTATTGATATGTTGGATTTGGACAAAAGAAATTGCTTGCCTTCTTTAAGTGAGTCTAACACTTCTAAATAAAGCAAGCCAACAACTCAGATGCTTCCTGAACATCAATAAACCAGATAGAAATTACTGATCGTCAACTTTAGCCACTCAGCAGTACACTGCAATCTTGCTAGTAATTAATGTGATGCGGCTAAATAATACAATCAATGCAAATTGAAGAGCAGAAAGTGAATACGTGCAGCTAAATTAACCAACATCCAGAAAACAAAAACCTACCCGAAAAAAAACACGACTAGCTGATCAAATAATTAAGTAGAGGAATCATGACAAACAAACAGCGGGCCGAATATCATCAGTCATCCTGTAGTGATGTGTACACCAATGgcaataagaaaaatggtgATGAGGCCAAAAAATATGATGGTATGGACAAACACAGAAACTCCACTAGTTTGCAGATTGGCGAACTCAACCACTCTGCTATTTCCTGGTAGCTGAAACAACACCCCTGGCGACAGCACCACAAAAAGAACTACAGCTATAACCACTGGACCCCAATCCGCCATTCGCTGCTCTTCTTGCCAACTTCCTTACACCTTTCTTCTCTTACTTGCACACAGCACCAGACACGAACCGGACTTTGAAAATAAATGCGGAGCTCCATACTTATGGTCGGAGAAGGACAAGATGACGAGTtgaaaaaatctaattaaggACAAAGAATAGGTTAAAGATCAAAGCAAATATGCAAGGAAGAGGGCATCGGTATCAACGGTAGTCTGATAGCTAAATTCCTACAGCGGACGGCGTATATTCTAACACGCTATTTccaaatctttttttaattttttttagtggACGGCTGTTTTCTACtgactaaataaaatacagTAGATTTTTGCAGTTCTAATCGCATGTTCAGGTAAGTTCAAAACGTTTGTTTGcatttctttcctttaatCCCTCATGCATCTGGCATCTGCCATCTCATTTACTGTGAAGTTGATGTCATAAACTCGTATGGCCttcttaattagttttatcGAGATAAGAATTCTGCATGTGGTACATAAGCTATAGGTGGCATACATATACAGGGCACCACTCTGGAACAAGTTATCAACGTGGGccatttgtttcttttaagtCTCTCTTTGTTGCTTCTTGTTTGAGCAAATAACGAAGGTGGGTGCGtgtcctatatatatatatatatatataggaacAGGCAAAACAAAAACGAATAGGAGCAGAAAATGGAAGGTTATTTTTCAGATATGAATAGGTgttttctttgcttttctgttcttagaaaaagaaaaggcactCCAACCAAAGCCTCCAAGGAAATGCGACCAAAGTGCAGACAGTCAAACCGAGTCCCTTGTCTAGAGAAAAAGAGCTTCCTTTTACTATCCCAAATAACAATGTGACATCAGGTTCTGTTACTTAAATTTCCTTCAGTACTCAATGTTTCTGTTTTATGCCCAAATCTATATCCTTGATTAACCTTATCATCcaacattaatattttaagaactAATTTATGCATTACTATGAGAATT comes from Ricinus communis isolate WT05 ecotype wild-type chromosome 5, ASM1957865v1, whole genome shotgun sequence and encodes:
- the LOC8271433 gene encoding uncharacterized protein LOC8271433, coding for MADWGPVVIAVVLFVVLSPGVLFQLPGNSRVVEFANLQTSGVSVFVHTIIFFGLITIFLIAIGVHITTG